One window of the Fusobacterium animalis 7_1 genome contains the following:
- the priA gene encoding replication restart helicase PriA: MQYFDIYIDSMKGIYTYSDKNDEFEVGENVIVPFRNIKKSGFIIRKNFKESFEFKVLNISSKVKNSLKLSNEQIKLIEWMVDYYLASYDSVIKAMIPKKIKISYNNVYSINLNKLDILSKYLNNEIIKYIFSLTIISYGTAKTKFKKSIVDSLINKNFLYINDNNICVNIKKFSELKEENKEIFNYFYKKTIIKKEKLEEKFKRSDIRELEEKEILKIEANINEKKEYISDIIENVTENKSILNKEQLLVKESIEKSDKKYFLLKGVTGSGKTEIYIELIKKAFFKGYGSIFLVPEISLTPQMVERFQEEFKNNIAILHSSLSDVERAKEWESIYSGEKKIVLGVRSAIFSPVKNLKYIILDEEHEATYKQDSSPRYNAKYVAIKRCLDEGAKLILGSATPSIESYYYAKTGIYELLNLENRYGNAEMPDIQIVDMKQEEDLFFSKALLEEIKNTLLKNEQVILLLNRKGYSTYIQCKDCGYVEECDNCSIKMSYYKSTNKYKCNYCGKQIHYTGKCSKCGSTNLIHSGKGIERIEEELKKYFDVPMIKVDSELSRNKDYFSKIYKDFSDKKYSILIGTQIIAKGLHFPNVTLVGVINSDIILNFPDFRSGEKTFQLLTQVSGRAGRGDKKGKVIIQTYEPENNVIKDSKEENYDLFYEKEINSRKVFSYPPFSKILNIGFSSEDEERLLEISKNFYDEIKSQDVELYGPMPSMVYKVQKRFRMNIFVKGSKKKIDNFKKFLKKKLNEFSDTKVRIVVDIDPVNLM, from the coding sequence ATGCAATACTTTGATATTTATATAGACTCAATGAAAGGAATATACACTTACTCTGATAAAAATGATGAATTTGAAGTTGGAGAAAATGTTATTGTACCTTTTAGAAATATAAAAAAATCAGGTTTTATAATAAGAAAAAATTTTAAAGAGAGTTTTGAGTTCAAAGTATTGAATATTTCATCTAAGGTAAAAAATTCATTAAAATTATCAAATGAGCAAATAAAACTTATAGAATGGATGGTAGATTATTATCTAGCTTCCTATGATAGTGTAATAAAGGCTATGATACCAAAGAAAATTAAAATATCTTATAACAATGTTTATTCTATTAATCTTAATAAACTTGATATTTTAAGTAAATATTTGAATAATGAGATAATTAAATATATTTTTTCTTTAACAATAATTTCTTATGGCACAGCTAAAACAAAATTTAAAAAATCTATTGTTGATAGTTTAATAAATAAAAATTTTCTATATATAAATGATAATAATATTTGTGTAAATATAAAAAAGTTTTCAGAATTAAAAGAAGAAAATAAAGAAATATTTAACTATTTTTATAAAAAAACTATTATAAAAAAAGAAAAATTAGAAGAAAAATTTAAAAGAAGTGATATAAGAGAATTAGAAGAGAAAGAAATATTAAAAATAGAAGCCAATATAAATGAAAAAAAGGAATATATTTCTGATATAATAGAAAATGTAACAGAAAATAAAAGTATTTTAAATAAAGAGCAATTACTTGTAAAAGAAAGTATAGAAAAATCTGATAAAAAATATTTTCTTTTAAAAGGAGTAACTGGTTCTGGAAAAACAGAAATATATATAGAGCTTATAAAAAAAGCCTTTTTTAAAGGTTATGGAAGTATATTTTTAGTTCCAGAGATTTCTTTAACTCCACAGATGGTTGAAAGATTTCAAGAGGAATTTAAAAATAATATTGCTATATTACATAGTAGTCTAAGTGATGTAGAAAGAGCAAAAGAATGGGAAAGTATATATAGTGGTGAGAAGAAAATAGTTTTAGGTGTTAGATCTGCTATTTTTTCACCAGTAAAAAATTTAAAATATATTATTTTAGATGAAGAACATGAAGCAACATATAAACAAGATAGTAGTCCAAGGTATAATGCTAAGTATGTGGCTATAAAAAGATGTCTTGATGAAGGTGCAAAATTGATTTTAGGTTCTGCAACTCCATCTATTGAAAGTTATTATTATGCAAAAACTGGTATATATGAACTTTTAAATTTAGAGAATAGATATGGTAATGCTGAAATGCCAGATATACAAATAGTTGATATGAAACAGGAAGAAGATTTATTTTTTAGTAAAGCACTTCTTGAAGAAATAAAAAATACCTTATTAAAAAATGAACAGGTTATACTGCTACTTAATAGAAAAGGTTATTCTACATATATTCAATGCAAAGATTGTGGTTATGTTGAAGAATGTGATAATTGCTCTATTAAAATGAGTTACTATAAAAGTACTAATAAGTATAAGTGTAATTACTGTGGAAAACAAATTCATTACACAGGAAAATGCTCAAAATGTGGTAGCACAAACTTAATTCATAGTGGTAAGGGCATTGAAAGAATAGAGGAAGAGTTAAAAAAATATTTTGATGTTCCTATGATAAAGGTTGATAGTGAATTATCAAGGAATAAAGATTATTTTTCAAAAATATATAAAGATTTTTCTGATAAAAAATATAGTATTTTGATAGGAACTCAAATTATAGCTAAGGGCTTACACTTTCCTAATGTAACTTTGGTTGGAGTAATAAATTCTGATATAATTTTGAATTTTCCTGATTTTAGATCAGGAGAAAAAACTTTTCAATTATTGACACAAGTTTCAGGTAGAGCTGGGCGTGGTGATAAAAAAGGAAAAGTTATTATTCAAACTTATGAACCAGAAAATAATGTGATAAAAGACAGTAAAGAAGAAAATTATGATTTATTCTATGAAAAAGAAATTAATTCAAGAAAAGTTTTTTCTTATCCTCCTTTTTCAAAAATTTTAAATATTGGTTTTAGTTCAGAAGATGAAGAAAGACTTTTAGAGATATCTAAAAACTTCTATGATGAGATAAAATCACAGGATGTGGAACTATATGGACCTATGCCAAGTATGGTATATAAGGTTCAAAAAAGGTTTAGAATGAATATTTTTGTAAAAGGAAGTAAAAAGAAAATTGATAATTTTAAAAAATTTTTAAAGAAAAAATTAAATGAATTTAGTGATACGAAAGTTAGAATAGTTGTTGATATAGATCCAGTTAATTTGATGTAG
- a CDS encoding FtsB family cell division protein — translation MNKRLLWLIVIIILLLSSFNVVPQIKHSLSKKKSTKEEIIAVNKKIEEVKADIEKYDKKIASLDDEFEKERVARDMFQMVKENEVIYKYVEKNNNKTENTEEEK, via the coding sequence ATGAATAAAAGATTGTTATGGCTTATAGTAATAATTATTTTATTATTATCAAGTTTTAATGTTGTACCTCAAATTAAACATAGTCTTTCTAAAAAAAAGAGTACAAAGGAAGAAATTATTGCTGTTAATAAAAAAATTGAAGAAGTAAAAGCAGATATAGAAAAATATGATAAAAAGATTGCTTCCTTAGATGATGAATTTGAAAAAGAAAGAGTAGCAAGGGATATGTTCCAGATGGTAAAGGAAAATGAAGTAATATACAAATATGTAGAAAAAAATAATAATAAAACTGAAAATACTGAGGAGGAAAAATGA
- the glpX gene encoding class II fructose-bisphosphatase has protein sequence MKRELALEFARVTEAAALAAYKWVGRGKKEAADQAGVDAMRTMLNRLAIDGEIVIGEGEIDEAPMLYIGEKVGQIYNEEEKDSVTYVDPVDIAVDPVEGTRMTAQGQPNAITVLAVGKKGSFLKAPDMYMEKLIVGPEAKGKIDLSKPLEDNIHAVAKALNKELKDLMIVVLDKPRHKELIKDLQAMGIKVYALPDGDVAGSILTCMIDSDVDMLYGVGGAPEGVISAAVIRALGGDMQARLKLRSEVKGTSLENDKISKFEKLRCEEQGLKVGEILKLDDLAKDDEIIFSATGITGGDLLEGVKRKGSIARTQTLVVRGLSKTIRYINSIHNLDFKDEKITHLVK, from the coding sequence ATGAAAAGAGAGCTAGCTTTGGAATTTGCAAGAGTTACAGAAGCAGCAGCACTTGCTGCATATAAATGGGTTGGTAGAGGAAAAAAAGAAGCAGCTGACCAAGCTGGTGTAGATGCTATGAGAACTATGCTTAATAGGCTTGCAATTGATGGGGAAATAGTAATAGGAGAAGGAGAAATTGATGAAGCTCCTATGCTATATATAGGAGAAAAAGTTGGACAAATCTATAATGAAGAAGAAAAAGATTCAGTTACCTATGTTGACCCCGTGGATATTGCTGTTGACCCTGTTGAAGGTACTAGAATGACTGCCCAAGGACAACCAAATGCTATAACTGTGTTAGCTGTTGGTAAAAAAGGAAGTTTCTTAAAAGCTCCTGATATGTATATGGAAAAATTAATTGTTGGACCAGAAGCAAAAGGAAAGATAGATTTATCTAAACCTCTTGAAGATAATATTCATGCAGTTGCCAAAGCATTAAATAAAGAATTGAAAGATTTAATGATAGTTGTTTTGGATAAACCAAGACATAAAGAGTTGATAAAAGATTTACAAGCTATGGGAATAAAAGTTTATGCTCTACCTGATGGAGATGTTGCAGGTTCAATACTTACTTGTATGATAGATTCAGATGTAGATATGCTTTATGGTGTTGGTGGAGCTCCTGAGGGAGTCATTTCTGCTGCTGTTATAAGAGCACTGGGTGGAGATATGCAAGCAAGATTAAAACTTAGAAGTGAAGTTAAAGGGACTTCTCTTGAAAATGATAAAATATCTAAATTTGAAAAATTAAGATGTGAAGAACAAGGGTTAAAAGTTGGAGAAATATTAAAACTTGATGATTTAGCAAAAGATGATGAAATAATTTTCTCTGCTACTGGTATCACAGGTGGAGATTTGTTAGAAGGTGTAAAAAGAAAAGGAAGTATTGCTAGAACACAAACTCTTGTTGTGAGAGGACTATCAAAAACAATCAGATATATAAATTCTATACATAATTTAGATTTTAAAGATGAGAAAATTACTCACTTGGTAAAATAA
- a CDS encoding DEAD/DEAH box helicase: protein MKLDLLDIETQYINNRNLNYAKKHYIELEDGIIRLEITYIDKINSTFIEMESIIAGYENETSLTINDEGNYEHSSCTCGFHNSMEPCGHVWQLAKYVMDNNLEAPYKYEKDEVREETIEKYFEKRSKIIQETINNEWFKEILKEDIIDKLSKIETSSLNLVPSIEFDELHSSRNFPQIKFKIGRDKLYTIRDIYSQIIIAIKDKEFKNFGKELKVSMYYNAFTDFSKKQLDFIIKHSNSINQFKKNMLDLNENNMDDFYNTYFDSPYSEIIFEEEDFKTELVIEKNEKDYEIYLKNKFYNPKEKKKEDTTKKSKWSYRFNYELPFTMKNFIVTKNKIYKYNKKDKIFLYMNINEYEMKLFNKLARESLILSEDKFFEVFSFFQDKLEHFNISEEYLDLIKNYSNKKPKIYLDINSDGHLIFKIEYKNHFVNTNLTQIVGIFEMLNPNIIENLKNYINSHQKVFEINETMIIDKKSEIDKFIEDIIPLLHTYADIYLSQSIKNFNKTRKINYSVGVKVTSNFLELDFSSTDLDKGEIIDILNQYRAKKKYYRLKKGEIILMDQEQLEFLDDFIKDFNIKDTDLKKGNIKIPNFRAHQLNVLQNKYIDIEKDQDFNKLFEQKIEEIPAKYKKILREYQIVGVEWMLKLRSMNLGGILADDMGLGKTLQVITYLESVKRERPCLIITPASLILNWENEFNKFNSSVSILSIYGDRKNREDLLSNLKNEVVITSYDYLKRDIDLYENIEFDTIILDEAQYIKNHKTKAAQAVKKINSEFKLALTGTPLENSLAEIWSIFDFLMNGYLFNYDYFYKNYERAIVLQAEKNVTERLKNMVEPFILRRLKKDVLKELPEKIEETYFVEMNQEEKNLYQANLVKINETLAQSIDVNTNKIEVLAMLTKLRQICIDPRLLYEDISSSSSKINACIELIKKSIENKQRILLFSSFTTVLDLVAQECDNLSIPYFMLTGETNKVKRNQLVEDFQNEAVPLFLISLKAGGTGLNLTKASVVIHLDPWWNISAQNQATDRAHRIGQEDTVQVFNLITKNTIEEKILNLQNKKKELSDIFVENSKGSFSSLTKEELLDLFKLE, encoded by the coding sequence ATGAAACTTGATTTATTAGACATAGAAACTCAATATATAAATAATAGAAATTTAAACTATGCTAAAAAACATTATATAGAATTAGAGGATGGAATTATAAGATTAGAAATAACTTATATTGATAAAATAAATTCTACATTTATAGAGATGGAAAGTATAATTGCTGGCTATGAAAATGAAACTTCTCTAACAATAAATGATGAAGGAAATTATGAGCATAGTTCATGTACTTGTGGTTTTCATAATTCTATGGAACCTTGTGGACATGTTTGGCAATTAGCAAAATATGTTATGGATAATAATTTAGAAGCTCCTTACAAGTATGAAAAAGATGAAGTTAGAGAAGAAACTATTGAAAAATATTTTGAAAAAAGAAGTAAAATAATTCAAGAAACAATTAATAATGAATGGTTTAAAGAAATTTTAAAAGAAGACATAATAGATAAACTTAGTAAAATAGAAACTTCTTCTTTAAATTTAGTACCTAGTATAGAATTTGATGAACTTCATAGTAGTAGAAATTTTCCTCAAATAAAATTTAAAATAGGCAGAGATAAGTTATATACAATAAGAGATATTTATTCACAAATTATAATTGCTATTAAAGATAAAGAATTTAAAAATTTTGGAAAAGAATTAAAAGTCAGTATGTACTATAATGCTTTTACTGATTTTTCAAAAAAGCAATTGGATTTTATAATAAAACATTCTAATAGCATAAATCAATTTAAGAAGAATATGCTAGACTTAAATGAAAATAATATGGATGATTTTTATAATACTTATTTTGATAGCCCTTATAGTGAAATTATATTTGAAGAAGAAGATTTTAAAACAGAATTAGTTATAGAGAAAAATGAGAAAGACTATGAAATATATCTTAAAAATAAATTCTATAACCCAAAAGAAAAGAAAAAAGAAGATACAACAAAAAAATCAAAATGGAGTTATAGATTTAATTATGAACTTCCATTTACAATGAAAAATTTTATTGTTACTAAAAATAAAATTTATAAATATAATAAAAAAGATAAAATTTTTCTATATATGAATATCAATGAATATGAAATGAAGCTATTTAATAAATTAGCAAGAGAAAGTTTAATACTGTCAGAAGATAAATTTTTTGAAGTTTTTTCATTCTTCCAAGATAAATTGGAACATTTTAATATTTCAGAAGAATATTTAGATTTAATTAAGAATTATTCAAATAAAAAACCAAAAATTTATTTAGATATCAATAGTGATGGGCATCTTATATTTAAGATAGAATATAAAAATCATTTTGTAAATACAAATTTAACTCAAATTGTAGGGATATTTGAAATGTTAAATCCTAATATTATTGAGAATTTAAAAAACTATATAAATTCTCATCAAAAAGTATTTGAAATAAATGAGACTATGATTATAGATAAAAAATCAGAAATTGATAAATTTATAGAGGATATTATTCCATTACTTCATACCTATGCTGATATATATTTAAGTCAGTCTATTAAAAACTTTAATAAAACTAGGAAAATTAATTATTCTGTTGGAGTTAAAGTTACTTCTAATTTTTTAGAGCTAGATTTCTCTTCAACTGATTTAGATAAAGGAGAAATTATTGATATATTAAATCAGTATAGAGCTAAAAAGAAGTATTATAGATTGAAAAAAGGCGAAATAATATTAATGGATCAGGAACAACTTGAATTTTTAGATGATTTTATAAAAGATTTTAATATAAAAGATACTGATTTAAAAAAAGGAAATATAAAAATTCCAAATTTTAGAGCTCATCAATTAAATGTTCTTCAAAATAAGTATATAGATATAGAGAAAGATCAAGATTTTAATAAATTATTTGAGCAAAAAATTGAAGAAATTCCAGCTAAATATAAAAAAATTTTAAGAGAATACCAAATTGTTGGTGTTGAATGGATGTTAAAATTAAGATCTATGAACTTAGGCGGGATACTAGCAGATGATATGGGACTTGGTAAAACTTTACAAGTTATCACTTATTTAGAAAGTGTGAAAAGAGAAAGACCTTGTTTAATTATTACACCAGCTTCACTAATTTTAAACTGGGAAAATGAGTTCAATAAATTTAATTCATCAGTTTCAATACTATCAATATATGGAGATAGAAAAAATAGGGAGGATCTTCTTTCTAATTTAAAAAATGAAGTGGTGATAACTTCCTATGATTACTTAAAAAGAGATATTGATTTATATGAGAATATTGAATTTGATACTATCATCCTTGATGAAGCACAGTACATTAAAAATCATAAAACAAAAGCAGCTCAAGCTGTAAAAAAGATAAATTCAGAATTTAAGCTTGCTCTCACAGGAACACCATTAGAAAATAGTTTAGCTGAAATATGGTCTATTTTTGATTTTTTAATGAATGGTTATCTATTTAACTATGATTATTTTTATAAAAATTACGAAAGAGCTATTGTTTTGCAAGCTGAAAAGAATGTTACAGAGAGATTAAAAAATATGGTTGAACCATTTATATTGAGAAGATTAAAAAAAGATGTGCTTAAAGAATTACCAGAAAAAATTGAAGAAACATACTTTGTTGAGATGAATCAAGAGGAAAAAAATCTATATCAAGCAAATCTTGTAAAAATTAATGAAACTTTGGCTCAAAGTATAGATGTTAATACTAATAAAATTGAAGTCTTGGCTATGCTAACAAAATTGAGGCAAATCTGTATAGACCCAAGATTGCTATATGAAGATATAAGCTCTTCTTCTTCAAAAATTAATGCTTGTATAGAGCTAATTAAAAAAAGTATAGAAAATAAGCAGAGAATATTACTATTTTCTTCATTTACAACTGTACTTGACTTAGTTGCACAGGAATGTGATAATCTATCAATTCCATATTTTATGCTGACAGGAGAAACGAATAAAGTAAAAAGAAATCAATTGGTTGAGGATTTTCAAAATGAAGCAGTGCCTTTATTTTTAATTTCTTTAAAAGCAGGTGGAACTGGTTTAAATTTAACTAAGGCAAGTGTTGTTATTCATCTGGATCCTTGGTGGAATATATCTGCACAAAATCAAGCAACAGATAGAGCACATAGGATAGGGCAAGAGGATACAGTTCAAGTATTTAATCTTATTACAAAAAATACAATAGAAGAAAAAATTTTAAATCTTCAAAATAAAAAGAAAGAATTAAGTGATATTTTTGTAGAAAATTCTAAGGGAAGTTTTTCTAGTTTGACGAAAGAAGAGTTATTGGATTTATTCAAGCTGGAATAA
- the def gene encoding peptide deformylase, with the protein MVYEIKRYGEEVLKQIAKEVEFNEINDEFRKFLDDMVETMYETDGVGLAAPQVGVSKRVFVCDDGNGVVRKVINPIVVPLTEETQEFEEGCLSVPGIYKKVERPKRVLLKYLNENGEEVEEIAENFLAVVVQHENDHLDGILFVEKISPMAKRLIAKKLANIKKETKRIKEENE; encoded by the coding sequence ATGGTTTATGAAATAAAAAGATATGGAGAAGAGGTATTAAAACAGATTGCAAAAGAAGTAGAATTTAATGAAATAAATGATGAATTTAGAAAATTTTTAGATGATATGGTTGAAACTATGTATGAAACAGATGGAGTTGGACTTGCTGCACCACAAGTAGGAGTGAGCAAAAGAGTTTTTGTTTGTGATGATGGAAATGGAGTTGTAAGAAAAGTTATAAATCCAATAGTTGTTCCTTTAACAGAAGAAACACAAGAATTTGAAGAGGGATGTCTAAGTGTTCCAGGAATATATAAAAAAGTTGAAAGACCTAAAAGAGTCCTATTAAAATACTTAAATGAAAATGGTGAAGAAGTAGAAGAAATTGCAGAAAATTTTTTAGCTGTTGTAGTACAACATGAAAATGACCATTTAGATGGGATTTTATTTGTTGAAAAAATTTCTCCTATGGCAAAAAGGCTTATAGCCAAGAAATTAGCAAATATAAAAAAAGAAACTAAAAGGATAAAAGAAGAAAATGAATAA
- the murI gene encoding glutamate racemase, producing the protein MAEKTQRIGIFDSGLGGTTVLKEMIKSLPNEDYIYYGDNGNFPYGSGKTKNELQKLTERILDFFVKNNCKLVIVACNTASTAAIDYLREKFSLPIIGIVEAGVKIASKNTKNKNIAVISTKFTAESHGYKNKAKMLDSELNVKEIACIEFAQMIESGWDTFDNRKELLNKYLSEIPKNTDTLVLGCTHYPLIRKDIEKNTKIKVVDPAVEIVERATQTLTSLNLLNDKKEKGRIIFFVTGETYHFKPTAEKFLGKEIEIYRIPK; encoded by the coding sequence ATGGCAGAAAAAACTCAAAGAATAGGTATATTTGATTCTGGTTTAGGAGGAACAACCGTACTTAAAGAAATGATAAAATCTCTTCCCAATGAGGACTATATATATTATGGAGATAATGGAAATTTTCCTTATGGTTCTGGAAAAACTAAAAATGAACTTCAAAAATTGACTGAAAGAATCTTAGATTTTTTTGTAAAAAATAATTGTAAATTAGTAATAGTAGCTTGTAATACTGCTTCAACTGCTGCTATTGATTATTTAAGAGAAAAATTTTCCTTACCTATAATTGGAATTGTAGAAGCAGGAGTGAAAATAGCAAGTAAAAATACTAAAAATAAAAATATTGCTGTGATATCAACTAAATTTACAGCAGAATCTCATGGTTATAAAAATAAAGCTAAAATGCTTGATAGTGAATTAAATGTTAAAGAAATTGCTTGTATTGAATTTGCACAAATGATAGAAAGTGGTTGGGATACTTTTGACAACAGAAAGGAACTTCTAAATAAATATTTATCTGAAATTCCAAAAAATACTGACACCTTAGTATTAGGCTGTACTCACTATCCACTTATAAGAAAAGATATTGAAAAAAATACCAAAATCAAAGTGGTAGATCCAGCAGTAGAAATAGTTGAAAGAGCCACTCAGACTTTGACTTCTCTCAATCTTTTAAATGATAAAAAAGAAAAAGGGAGAATTATATTTTTTGTTACAGGAGAAACATATCATTTTAAACCAACTGCTGAAAAATTTTTAGGAAAAGAAATAGAAATTTACAGAATACCAAAATAA